In Equus przewalskii isolate Varuska chromosome 14, EquPr2, whole genome shotgun sequence, the sequence tagttaaatCATCAGTATTTTCACTTATGACTTATACCTTTATGACATTTAGAAATTCCTTCTCTCCCAAGATTACAAAATTTAATACATGGAATTTCTAAAGTGATTTGTTAGTGGTGCCATTTATCTTTTGCTATAGGAAAAAAACTGTGCTCTCAAaagttttcttgctttcttctgcctcctAATAGTACATTTAAAAAGACCTTATTGGGTTCTGTTTCCACAAAAGTCCTATTAAAGTCACAACATCTAAAAAATAGGAATCCAATAATATTAGagccaaatggagaaaaaagtaagCCTAGCTTTGGGGTGAGGGAGAATATAAGTTAAAAGGTATTATGTGCAccacagttatatattttttagaatgcTAACATTTTCTATCTTTCATAAAAAGATTGGAAGAATATTCAACACAGTTCTTTTCAAACTTAgctgtaattttttgtttttaaattcatatttaaacTGTTATCCTATGCCACTCCACTACCTACCCCATGAGTCTTAAGTGAAGACAGAGCGCCTGTTTTGACACAGGACAAATGGTTAAGTGATTGAGAAGGGCTTAAAGACCAGCACCTTCTTCTGATGCCTCTCATCAGCAGCATCCTGCTGGCAGTGCAGCAAGGTGTAAGAGCCTGGGCTCAGAGTCAGGCCTGACcgaaacccagctctgccattgaCTACCTGCAGGACCTTACAAGTTACCTGACAtctctaagcctctgttttctcttccgtAAAACAGGGGAACTAGTCAGACCACCTCAGTGAGTTGTGCAAGGATTAAATGCGATAATGCATGtacagcactcagcacagtgcctggcatacagaaaAGGCATGACCAATGTTAGCTTCTGTTAGTACCTTGgctacttttacatttattttcaaattctgtaaGTGTTCCATTACCTCTTTTGCTAGTTTCTGTCCTTGTTCCACACATATAGGTTTTTCTTTCATATCATTCAGTCTTGCTAAAGTTTTGGGGTCGTCTCGGAGATCAATCTAATTAAGAAAGGTCAATAATGTCCCATAATATTATAAGTCTTTAAAGAGAAATCAGAGCATGTAGTCCCATTTAATCCCcacatatcaaaaaaaaaagattaaacaaaagAACTTAACTTTTAAACCAACTAATATAATTGCTTTCTTTTGACACTACTTTTTCCAAAAAACGTGACAAAATTTATGTTAACTAACAACTGAGATGAAACACATATATCATTTGCTAAACCTTAGGACCATCTGTCTGAAAGGAACACCACACAAGATAAGCCAGAGATTATTCTTAAATGAGTAAAATCAAAGCAGACATACCTGAGTTCCTATTAGTAAAAAGGGTACATTTGGTGCGTATTCCTTAAGTTCTGGTACCCACTCCTCTTTCACATTTTGAAACGAGGCTGGATTTACCACAGAGAAGCATATAAGGAAGACGTCAGTCATTGGATAAGATAAAGGCCTCAGACGATCATAGTCTTcctaaggaagaaacaaaaacttcattgtttctctttccatttctatggTTTACTAATAATATGTACATTAAATTACACGGTCAGAGAAGCAAAGTCAGGACTATTCGACAAATGGAATCTATGGCATTCTACATAAAACAAGataattccatttgtttttgtgtgttcttCCTTTTGAAGTTCTGTGCACCAGTGGGGTTAAAATATGAGACAATATCATTAACAACTACAATGCAACTTTGAGAAAATGCATTGTGATTATGAAAGCTGTCACTGGAAACATTTTTGCCTGAAACTTTGCACAGAGAATTGATTATAGCTAGTTGTTGTCTGAGTGTTATCATTTATAGTAACTAATATATACTGAGTGTTTCCTGTCTGTCAGTCACGTCCTGATCCATGTGTTCCCCCAGGTGTTACTTATTTAGTCCTCCTAACAATATATGACATAAGTAGCATTATCCCTGTCTTCCAAttgaataaactgaggcacagaagttgACTAACTTGTGTTAGGATGTGTAGCCAGTAAACAAAGGAGATGGGATTCAAACCCTGGCAGTTTTATTCCAGAAGCTACACCTTCACCACTATACATCTTCACTGAGACCTGAAACCTTTGCTTTCCCTGTTTATATGGTTTTCTTAATTAACGTGTGTCTGAAAATTTAAAGATAGAAACATATAGAGTAAATCCacaaaaatctccctttcctccccaatTTCCATTCCCTTCCCAAAATGGAGATGTTTTCATATGtatctttccagttctttttctatGCATGTACATACCTACAACCGTACACAGTCAAACACCTGTAAATAAAAGAGATTGTGCTCTCTTATGTACATAAAAGAgatcttggagatctttccagACCAATACATAAGATTACCATATAATTTTAATCTGCTGCCTCATATTCCAGAGAAGGGCTGTGCTCTCTATGGATGGCTGTTGTAGCATCTCTCCCTATCACAAAAGGCAGTGAAGATCCTGTTCTGCTTAGATCATTTTCTATGACACAAAATTTCGCTTATTTACATTCTAGTGAGTGAACGGTGTCAGGATTCCATTTATGATGGGGCTTGCCTCTCATCTGGTTTCAAGGAAACTTTATTTTTGGCCTCGGCCACCACTCCTCTTAAATGACCCGTTTCCCTACCAGAACTGCATGAATGTAGAACTAAGGGAGTATTAAAAGCATCTTCCACTCGGAGTTTTAGCACTAGCATTTCTCTCatggaaaaattttcttttcatgtcttcttctgatatttttcttaatataatgTTCAATTCAAGCATATTAACGTCTCAAACTCGTGACTTTGGAGTTaacccttctctttttcctcgATGCTTTCAAAGGGCAAATCTacaggctgggggggggggggggggtggggtgcctGAAGGATTTCTCAGGTGTTGGCTATTACAGGACATTCCCAATCTTCTTTACCCTTTAATTTTAAATGTGGAGGCCCCTAAATGGTTTTGAATAAAGCAGTACTCTAGtgttaagaaattattaatgaagaaatcaagtaGACTGGGCATGAGACAAGTTGCACCCCAGCCAGTTACTATAAGAGGACTACTATCAAAAAtataacatgtttttaaaaatcagtttgagCGTTAAATAGCACGCCTGGGTGCATTAAATATACTTCCTGTACTCTACTGCCTATTTCAAACTGCATGTCCATACAGGGAAAAAAGGGACAATATTAATCTTAGCATTCCACCCAGCAACTCCATGTTCCCGAGCCAAACGACACGTGCTACGGTCAGGGAAAGGGATGTCTTGTTAAAAACCTCTCTTCATCCATAGTTAGATGTCCAAttttcacagaattagaaatgaGGATACCGTCTCATAGGATtaagaggaataaatgaaataatgcaactAAGACATCCAGCATAGTGCCAGGCACACAAAGGAACTCTTCCAACACTTGCACGCAAATTCCTCAACCCATGGGAAACTGATTTTCCCATCTCTTTGCAAAAACACAGGGTCCCATGAGCCCCACAGCAGTCCTGGCTTTGCATCTCTCTCCAATCACAGAGAAGAAACTCCTTcagtgaaaagtaaaattttctaCACTGGCATGAAAACACACAAATCAAACTGAGGTCTCTGGAGGACAGTATAATTTTCAGATTAATAAAAGAGAATGATAGATTATTACTGTACTAATTAGTCATTTGGGGACTCAAGAACCTTATGACTATTTAAAATGTAACCAGAAAAAagatttatattgttttaagaaaatcaaattagattttttaataaaaattttacttttcaagcAAGTTTACCTCATCAGGGAAATAGAATGTGCACTCTTCTCTAGAATCATATTACGAGGAATAAAAAGTAAGGGAATGCAAACTTCTCTAGAAATGCTTAATAACATTAATCTAAATATTCTACAGAGCCTAAGTCTGTTGTACAGGTTCCTTTCATCACCATAGTGAATACGGACTTTCCTCAATGAACATATGGGCACAAAGGATGGAAATTAGACTAATCATTTCCAGATACTTGTTAAATTGCAGATTTTGTTGGCATAAGTAAAATGTGAAGGATTGGggttatgaaaaaacaaaacaaagacaagtaTGTTCAGAATTCCTTGGAAAGAAACGTTACCTCTTAAGTCTGAACTATCTAAAATGAACGCCTTCTGCCTGTAATCTCCAGCTAAATAATTGGCAGTTATTATAAGAATGAGACCTTTCTGCCTCCATCCAGCCTAAGTAATTAGAAGTCTAATAATAGAtcgcaaattaaaaaaataaatgatctcCTATACGTACCATAGCCTGCATcatataaaattgtttatatacACCGTGCAGAGTCTTGAGTGAACTCAATGTGAAATTTTAGATTTCGagataaataaattgaaacatGCAGAATCTTTCATCTtcaactatatattttaaatttgacaacacaaagaaagttAAATGTGGAACAACtgctgttacttttattttttttctgttttcttttttcttttgaggaagcttagccctgagctaactgctgccaatcctcctctttttgctgaggaagactggcctgagctaccatccgtgcccatcttcctctactttgtatgtgggatgcctaccacagcatggcttgccaagcggtgccatgtccgcacccgggatctgaaccagtgaaccctgggccgccgaagtggaacatgcacacttaaccactgtgccaccaggccagccccaactgcTGTTACGTTTAAACGGCCACTTATCAAAGTCAGAAATTCTCAAAGCCAACTCTCTAGTGTCCTtctaattaacaaataaattttattttagttcaaatattttaatacctattttatttaatactattTAATACCTATTTTCAATAGGTATTTACACATTTCACCCTGGTAACTGGAACGTTCTCAGGAGtagagaaaaatgtattaaagataACTGACATTAAAAGCATGAAAAACAATGGTGAGTTAAGTCAATAGGATTGTTGGACTGCTTAGTAAAGTCT encodes:
- the RHOQ gene encoding rho-related GTP-binding protein RhoQ isoform X2; the protein is MAHGPGALMLKCVVVGDGAVGKTCLLMSYANDAFPEEYVPTVFDHYAVSVTVGGKQYLLGLYDTAGQEDYDRLRPLSYPMTDVFLICFSVVNPASFQNVKEEWVPELKEYAPNVPFLLIGTQIDLRDDPKTLARLNDMKEKPICVEQGQKLAKEGPPSAQCSLPQ